Below is a genomic region from Miscanthus floridulus cultivar M001 chromosome 1, ASM1932011v1, whole genome shotgun sequence.
GCACCAAAGGCTGCTCGACTCTCGATCGAGCTACATAAAACCGTCCATTCTCCGTTGGTAACAATTAATAAACTGAAGAAGATCAAACGGAGATGGACGCAAAGACACCATACATACTGGCAAGTATTGTAGTAGCAATCTACACCGGCATGTACGTGATCTCAAAGGCTGCCTTCAACCAGGGAATGAACAGCTTCGTCTTCGTCTTCTACCGCCAGGCTGCTGCATCGCTTCTCCTCCTGCCCGTCGCGCTTCTTCTAGAAAGGTATGTGTTGTGGAAACTAAAAATTCGCAAAGTCTCAAGCTTCTGACATAGTGTATATATATCTTATTAGTTCTTATTACCGAATTGGCTCCTCCCGATCCAGGAAAAATGTGCGATCCATGTCGTTTGGGTTGATCCTGAAGTTGTTTTTCCTTGCCCTAATCGGGTAAGTAAGCAAGTTGATTTACATCTTCTTTGGTTCGTTATTTTCCGGATTCTATTGTTAAACAAGGAACGATTGATTTGCATGTATACTTGCCTTGAATACATCCGTATGTATGTACGGCTGTTTCTGTTTATAGAAAAGTGTCATGACATGGTCGTCATAGTAATATAATTTGTGCACTATATGgtttaaatttcaaaatacaGATGTCCAGTTAGTGTAAAATTTCTTTCGCAAAGTTAAGTTATGAATTTGAGAATAATCTAAGGCATTTTTCACTAAAATTTAAACATGTGTATGAAAGATTTGCTCTTTGGTATTTGACTAAAGTGTCTTGAAGAATTGAACCACGGTGATTATTTTTTGTCACGGTGTTATCTACTGACGTGACAGACTGCTACTTTCACGTAACAGTTCAATCTTTTGCTCTTTTGCTTGTATTTCAAGTGATGGAGATCTTTTAGTGGTGTTTCCCAATAACTATATATGTTCTTTGATCAGTGCTACATAGCTAATTTTCCCATAATATTTGACTAGGCGGCATGTATTTTATGCTTCTAGTGATACATGGGACAAGGCAGTTACATCCCTattatgtatgtacatatatcgCTTTGTCATTTCCAGGAGCACGTTAGGCACGAATCTGTGCAATGCAAGTGTGACGCTCACGTCAGCAACCGTGGCATCGGCAACAGGAAACTCTACACCTGTTATCACCTTCTGCTTGGCACTGGGACTGAGGTAACACTACTCACTACTAAATAGTAATTCACTTGAGCATCAAGTGCACTTCAACCTGAGCTAGGTGTACTAGCTGGAAACATTTTCGATGAACCACGTACGATATCTCTCCAGCCTTCAAAGCCTGATTCGATCATTATTTCTGTCTTAGTAGTGTTGATTTCTGACGACGTGGCAGGATGGAGGTGGTGAAGTTAAGGAGCATCTCTGGCATAACCAAGGTCACCGGCGTAGCACTCTGCCTGGCTGGAGCATTGGTCATCGCCTTGTACACCGGGCCGTCAGTCAGCCCAGTCAACCATCACCGTGCCTTTGGCCGCGGCGCCCATGCTGCTGCCCATGGCTTGAAAGCTCCAAGTCGTGGAACATGGATAATAGGCACGTTCCTGATGCTTCTGTCCAACGTGACATGGTCCCTGTGGATGGTTCTGCAGGCCGGGCTGCTGAAGGAATACCCCAACAAGATCGTCATCACAACCTCCCAGTGTTTGTTCAGCACGATGCAGTCGTTCGTTGTCGCAGCGGTGGCCGAGAGGGACTTCTCTAAATGGGCACTTAAGCTTGACGTCAGCTTGCTCGCCGTTGCTTACACTGTAACGATGGCTTCATTTCGTTTTGTCAATTAAGTATATCCTACTGCCAGTTTAATTTCATGCCAAGAACATTAGCTATTGTACGTATGATACTACAATTTGTTGCGTTTCTTGCTTTATCCACTGATCCATCTTATGGCTCTGACAGGGATTTCTGGTAACTGGAGTATCCTACTACCTGCAAGCTTGGTGCGTGCAGATAAAAGGACCTGTGTTCCTTGCTGTCTGGAACCCACTCTGCTTTGTCCTGACCatattttgttcctccttcttcctcggcGAGATTGTTCACCTCGGCAGGTAAATATATAGTGGTATTTTGCAAGAGCAAGGGAGAGCTGGCTTCGATGATGAAGTTTACTGAACAGTGAATCTTCTTTCGCTTCACTCATTGGCAGCATTGTGGGTGGAATCCTGTTGGTTTGTGGCCTCTATTGTGTGTTATGGGGTAAAACCATGGAGATTCAGTACGTGGAGTTTGGTGACAATACGATCGGTGGTGCGCAAGATGGACGAGAAGAGAAGAATCATCAACAGAAAGTGCTGGATAAGGGACAGCAAGAGGAAGCATCAATAGCAGCACCCGGTCGAGTGTGATCGATTGATTCAATGAAGCTAGCAATCTTTATGTCTGTGGTTCTTACAAATTGCCTGTGAGTCACAATAATTGTTTCAAGAACTTTATAGTTGTCACTTGCCCTTTAAGGACAAAATAACTGAAATCTAGGTGACAGCGAATAGATGTTTTTTTTCCGACTGCTCTAGTACTCCTGCTCTACAAAACTGTAGTATCTTAAAGCAGCTTAATTAAATATCAGTTTTAAAATTATTATCCCGCTTTTTATGAAGAAtagtaggtctttcaaatcttgggacaagatttctataagggggaggggctgtaacaccccagtgttaagcatggcatttggcacttgcatttcgtGAGCACAAGCattatccaagcattcatgaacatgagcatatgaaatttcatctcattcttatacattatcgcatgaaatgttgattatatatatatatatatatgcttatgcttgtaatcatgtatgaccaatgtatgaaatggttgtaaggTCACAATAATACCTTAgatacatctaggatggtaaatggaacaacttttgtattaatgatatgaaccaattttgcttctaagtgttgggttACCTTAGAATGCCATTTTCATgttgctagtttgaccaaagttcaaCGGtaacttagattgtttgcatggctatgtgacctaaataaaagttatagttcacatcaagggtaacaaactttatttaagggtcatgagctaaataagtgcctaacatggtcaaatagagctcacaattttcaacttaatgttgtttgtaacttagaaaatttctgtcATGAAGctgttttcagtttcaatgtagcTTATTTTGGAGCcttatagtttgaaaaccattacgatttagacaaaactcctttaagcaatctaGTAGTACTCATATAGCTCTACAATTTGTATTAATGAAGTTTTCACTGATTCGCCACGGTTTGGGAGATTTGGAGGTTTTGAAAATCGACTTTCAGACGAACTGAATCGACCCTTGCCAATTCAAATCGCCGGCTGTCGTGGCCGACCGCATCCAAGCCGCTCGCGTCGCGTGGCGGCAGTCCACTGGCGCCGGCCCGCCCTGCCGCGCCAAAAGGTAGAGCCCTCGGCTCTCCGCTCACCCACGCGCTCACTGTCGCTCTCGCTTTCTCTCTCGCCCGTGCGCGTCTCTAGAGCAGAGCAGCACCGCAGCAGAGTCGCCGCCGTGCCTCCACCGTGCTCGAGCACCACCACCGTAGCACCACCGCTCAATCACTTGCGCCTATAGCTccgccatcacctcctccacctcgccgacCTGCCATTGACTTAGCTCAAACCAAGGTAAAGGCCCACAGGCCGTCGCTGTTGCCGCCATAGCCGCTGTGGGCCGCTGAGCTCCAAGCTCGCCCGTGGCCAGCCCTATTCACCATAGCTCCTACCTTCTTCTCTGTTGGTCCGTCGTCGCCTTAGGTCATAGGCGCTCACGTCGTAGCCTAGTTCACCATTACCATCGCCGTCTCATGAGAACGTGCAACTACACCACGCGCACCCGCCATGGCCGCGAGCTCTAGCTTGCCGTGGCCGACCTTAGCTAGACCCCGTCGGTCCCCTCTAGCACGTGTTTTTGTACCTCCactaaccctagcaccatcatTGAAGATGGAGACTCGTCACCCATCACCGGCTCGTCGAAACAACACCACCGCCGTCCTCTGTGCGCCACTGCGCCGCCATGCACGCGTCCAAGCTTCACCGTCGCCctaacctaaccctagagctctgCTAGGACCTGCTCATGTTGTAGTCGCGCTCGCCTAGACATGCCGTTGCCGAAGACGATGAGTCCACCACCGCGCACTGCTGCCAAGCCGCCATGCTCGCTAGTGAGGTCGCTCCGGTGATCCGCTGAGCCAGCCAAGGGTACCAGCGGGTGCGCAAGGGTGTAGGGAGCATAACGTCGATGACGCTAGCGTTAGTGACCTCATCGTAGGTGAGTTTGCAGTTGGTCAACCACGTGCTCTGCTCTGATTCCGCTAACGAGTGGGGCCAAGTTGACTACGGAACCCGCATGTCAGCGCCTGagggtgtatagaccgggtgtACCTAGCATTTGGGGTTTAGTTGGTTTTTGAATTATTGTCACAGATTTGAAtataaacttcaaaaattcatatctagatccAAGAGTATctaaatggggtgaaccaattttttttatttatcttGAAGTGTATTATTTGATAAAAAatgaaatctactgtttagggtatttttctgggagaattaaattgagcaacataagtgcttttaaatgagATTATATTTTATAAAATGCATAGCTTGAGGTAGGAagatgataaaattatgattctaattttgctggtcttgttttgacatgctctagctaggaaaaatactaaaactACAGTAGGCATACttaaaatatggtcttcatatttaatcctaattaattactagtttctagtgaaataaaatggggtaaaaatacataacctatgatcatgcaaatttttatatagtattcttgtgctaggaggaaagtaagaaatattaaatctgttgcttgacacatttcagtatgctaaactatttttgctaaacgaagcatatgtagcttgttatttttgtagaggtggctatacttatccaaatggcacaaAAATTGTACAGTAGTCTATTAgagtcatttgtaggctactgtaattttctcagaatttattgagcactggaaatatttatcctttaaatcaccttattatatatggaaattaataaatgaatataaataaattagttagacataaccatgatttttctatgatggttatgatgcatatgatctattggtgctattagttaggcttagaagtaattggttatgGAAGCTTGTTAATTATtggtttataattcaactagatggctgcatgtatagtttctattgtggtggtaaattcatgatgataatgaacttttctgtaaaacttgttaacaacaaagttataaataacttacttatctaccttgtgttaaattttcatagtcataggtcttatggtttgagaattacagctattagaagtctgctgtcagaaatacttgttctctggacagatctgaaagatggaATTGTTTGGCccagataactactgaatcaccttgagatgattaaaataaagttgtagacaatttcataagatttctagaaagtccacaaccatattatttagataTGTATAACTCTAGGTAcgatcaaaacaagtggctgttatcttgtagtctagaaaattacttagatgagaatttgtttaattattagagaagagatatacacctactcagtaaaaaaaattatcttgttatcaccttaatgcaataccgttgagaacacttatgaggatgcatttcatcacaccatatcatatcatgcatgttagtatatatgcattcatgatatcttattttatgctcatgcatataggattatTCGAGGGGGCCACTCTAttagaattcaacgaagaagaagaggaacattAGGAGGCACCTCAGCCTGTAGCTCTAGAACTCGAGTAGCAAGCTCTTGAGGACCTACCCGAGTGCCTAGATCATCGGCCAacttcttttctcaaaggcaagccctagagcatttttaagcctcccatgttttacaaaatatcacttgagtcctttatgtttgatgcattaggttatatgaGTTgaattagaaacacttgatgcatagaactaccttgtctagataaatatacttttaaccctgtgtaggtctaggatcgaatatatgcttagccatgcttagaccggtagaagttgggtgatttcctgtcacctgtgatatataggtggataccggagcacggttgtctatatttgctatcgtggaaaagaaccatggggtaatgtaactggaggttGGACAGAGTCAATGCGTAGGTTGTCTCATGTGATTgcatctatgtcaattaaggaccataccgttgttagaacttctgttgagattgaatgcatgcctctcacataacTGGTTGGATAACTCATTCtaaccgtgaagccaagtagctcaactcaggtgaTGCCCTGTTCtattagagtgtgcactctagaaGGTAGTAAGGgtgtgcggggagctagatgtgagcccaagggtagggtagtcctgattgtcctggcagctagttgtccctggttgtgcggcgCTAATCGAACTCGCGAAATgtatacctgagttgtaccaaaggtgactgttgatctggtctgtctggatttgtgttaggaataaattcctagctggttgaaatcaattcaaatcatcatctctcctggatagtgagaaacttagctagctccaacatcatagtatctggattatggaatgatggttatggtgaACTTGGAACTTTTACACCGGCTATGAttactactgtatgctactaaatgatataccacatattgggcataggttagttgttaatctagtgatgaatagctataattaacttgatgatcgaattataaATGTATAACTAAATTAGTAGTTTtcatgcaaaatgttatcaagctagctTCACTTATAAAACCTTGCATGATCCTAGGAGTCACTttctttttggtttatgatgggtaaatctagctaagtaccttctcgtactcaggattttattttccacttgttgcagatggtacattctattatggctactgtaagaactgcttctatcctatCGCGAATGAGTAGTAGGGCCCTGAGTAAGGCATCTCTCATTAATTCCCTCTATCATGCTTTTGTGGTTGTGATCATGGACTGGCACTATATTGGAACAATGATGTGAGGTGttggttttcaaacttaattgcttctatgactattttatttgaacatggtttgtaataactcttaatcatactctgatgtatgatgttgtatttgtgaactgatgtaacatgtgatatgtctgttgaatcatgtatgatcttggttgtatgttgatgattaatcgagaccctttgtgatactcgacggactactaggtttatatgggctcaagtatgatactgtgaccgcttgcggactaccattgtacttatgctcttataaattggacagttctactatagctagtatcagagcaagattcaatattaattgccacatgtgtatttaaaacaaaagtttttgttttccaaaaccagtttttagaaagttatagctatatatataggtgtttaaatataaagtttgaatctagagtgtgccagtgatcacttcctttatgctcagttaaggatttcaggtggctaattTAGTACTAACTTGGGCtcttttactttcgtcgtccatacgatgtgatattgtatggatgccattcacttgagtggtaatgtatggatcaaatgcctctacgcccaaggtaagatgatgagtggcacaatcacaagatgtgagcgtgcggtctaaggggagaggtagctttgatactaaagtatatatatgtctcatatatatatggaggtatttaattgtgggttagctttgatacggctgtatatgcatatttatatgtatatatggatatatttacttttgggtagcttttatatggaattatatatatatatatatatatatatatatatatatatatatatatatatgtgtgtgtgtgtgtgtgtgtgtgtgtgtgtgtgtgtgtgtgtgtggaagtatttagattgcaacctagagcctagattttcatttctacatatatatttatggggttgggctaaaatgaaattcttgtgtaggtacgctaacagggaaacgtgtagctcgactagttacattatatatgagagaacgtatgtatgccaccatgtatgccgttagaagtttaattctcctaagtttgtgaggatgtatggaacgtgcatgcatcatgatcatttttacatacttgcattgttcctccccttataagtttcttattcggttaagtaactcttttctattataacgttGTTCTCATGAGAGTTGAACCATTttgttggtatagatggcagcatCAGCTGGGAGTGAGATCTTCTTGGAGATGTTTGGTACCTCTGCCCTACTTTGGAGGATCCTGCATTTTTTGGGGTATGCCGAACCGCCCCTCTATTTCTGGAATGAAgaatacctagagggacaaccatggtatgaggtgtagCTAACCATACATGCATATACCTAAGCACCCCTATGGCAGGAGTGGAAGACAGATtctgaagggaaaactccttgggaagctacccaagtagtggcttttgaggtgctgagtcagATATGTTAGCAGCATGaggacgagatttctataagggggaggggctgtaacaccccaatgttaagcatggcatttggcacttgcatttcatgagcacaagcatcatccaagcattcatgaacatgagcatatggaatttcatctcattcttatacattatcgcataaaatgttgattatatatatgcttatgcttgtaataatgtttgaccaatgtatgaaatggttgtagggtcacaacaataccttagatacatctaggatggaaaatagaacaacttttgtattcatgacatgaaccaattttgcttctaagtgttgggttACCTtggaatgccattttcatgatgctagcttgaccaaagttgaagagtagcttagattgtttgcatggctgtgtgacctaaataaaagttgtagttcacatcaagggtaacaaactttatttaagggttacGAGTTaaatcagtgcctaacatggtcaaatagagctcacaagtttcaacttaatgctgtttgtaacttagaaattttttctaagtcttgaagTTGTTTTCAGTTTCAATATAGCCTATTTTGGAGCCTTATAGTTTCAAAACCATTGCAATTTAGACAAAACTCCTTGAagaaatcttgtagtactcatgtagctctacactttttATTAATGAAGTTTCCACTGATTGGCCACGGTTTGGGAGATTTGGAGGTTTGAAAATCGAGTGTCAGACAGACTGAGTCAACCCTTACCGATTCAAATCACCAGCCGTCGTGGCCGACCGTGTGCAGGCCACTCGCGCCGTGTGGTGGCAGTCCGCTGGTGCTGGCCCGCCCTACCATGCCAAATGGGAGAGCCCTTGGCTCTCCACTCACCCACATGCTCACTATCGCTCTTGCTTTCTCTCTCGCCTACGCGCCTCTCCAGAGCAGAGTAGCACCGTAGTAGCGTCGCCGCCGTGCCTCCACCGTGCTTGAGCGCTGCCATCATAGTACCACCGCTCAATCACTCATGCCCATAGCTCTGCCATCACCTCCTCTAACTCACCGACCTACCTTTGCCTTAGCTCgaaccaaggtaaaggcctatgcACCGTCGCCATCACCGTCACCGCCATAGCCATTGTACGCCACAGAGCTCCAAGCTTGCCCATGGCCAACTCTATCCACCATAGCTCCTACCTTCTTTTTCGTTGGTCCGTCATCGCCTTAGGTCATAGGTGCTTGTGCTGTAGCCTAGTTCACCATTACCACTATCGTCTCGTGGGAATGTGTGACTGCACCGTGCGCACCCGCCATGGCCATGAGCTCTAGCTTGCCATGGCCAACCTTAGGTAGACCCTATTGTTCCCCTCTAGCACGTGTTTCCGCACCTCCACTAATTGTAGCACCATCACCAAAGATGAAGACTTGTCACCCATCACTGGCTCACTAGAATGACAACACCACTACCATGTTCTATGCGCCGCCACGCCGCCATGCATGTGGCCAAGCTTCACCGTCGCTCCACCATCGCTtaacctaaccctagagctccgcTAGGACCTATTGATGTTGTAGCCAAGCTCGCCTAGACATGCCATCGCCAGAGATGATGAGTCCACCCCCACGCGCAGCC
It encodes:
- the LOC136538029 gene encoding WAT1-related protein At5g64700-like, whose product is MDAKTPYILASIVVAIYTGMYVISKAAFNQGMNSFVFVFYRQAAASLLLLPVALLLERKNVRSMSFGLILKLFFLALIGSTLGTNLCNASVTLTSATVASATGNSTPVITFCLALGLRMEVVKLRSISGITKVTGVALCLAGALVIALYTGPSVSPVNHHRAFGRGAHAAAHGLKAPSRGTWIIGTFLMLLSNVTWSLWMVLQAGLLKEYPNKIVITTSQCLFSTMQSFVVAAVAERDFSKWALKLDVSLLAVAYTGFLVTGVSYYLQAWCVQIKGPVFLAVWNPLCFVLTIFCSSFFLGEIVHLGSIVGGILLVCGLYCVLWGKTMEIQYVEFGDNTIGGAQDGREEKNHQQKVLDKGQQEEASIAAPGRV